In the Hordeum vulgare subsp. vulgare chromosome 7H, MorexV3_pseudomolecules_assembly, whole genome shotgun sequence genome, one interval contains:
- the LOC123413264 gene encoding uncharacterized protein LOC123413264, whose product MPGLLAYSGAGLGLLALAALEALQPRLPLLPRRLSAPPHGRHILAALLSALCLLSALLSAHHLALPTLAASALFLLHSLAPFAFARLAAPPPPQLLELLLAAAFGQELLLFAHRRPSTAAGIENRYFDLFLVPVTVCLGATLLAAHRPGAAPPRLARAAGLALQGTWMLQMGFSFFTDAIAGGCALHAQSRADYTIKCRTHEDYHRARSVATLQFNGHLALLVLAGAATYAAVISRGNNSPPSGYRMLDKEVQMEGMPLSSQFTLDSDEEKEDEEITPAAPPVANGVHSHHQISVQTPDDPK is encoded by the coding sequence ATGCCGGGCCTCCTCGCCTACTCGGGCGCCGGGCTGGGCCTCCTGGCCCTGGCGGCGCTGGAGGCGCTCCAGCCGCGCCTCCCGCTCCTCCCGCGCCGCCTCTCCGCGCCGCCGCACGGCCGTCACATCCTCGCCGCGCTGCTGTCCGCGCTCTGCCTCCTCTCGGCGCTGCTCTCCGCGCACCACCTCGCGCTGCCCACGCTGGCCGCCTCCGCGCTCTTCCTGCTCCACTCCCTCGCCCCGTTCGCGTTCGCGCGGCTCgccgccccgcccccgccccAGCTGCTCGAACTCCTCCTCGCCGCGGCCTTCGGGCAGGAGCTCCTTCTCTTCGCGCACCGACGCCCGTCCACCGCCGCCGGCATCGAGAACCGCTACTTCGACCTCTTCCTCGTCCCCGTCACCGTCTGCCTCGGCGCCACCCTGCTCGCCGCGCACCGCCCGGgggccgcgccgccccgcctcgcccGCGCCGCCGGCCTTGCCCTGCAGGGCACCTGGATGCTGCAGATGGGCTTCTCCTTCTTCACggacgccatcgccggcggcTGCGCGCTCCACGCGCAGAGCCGGGCCGACTACACCATCAAGTGCCGCACACACGAGGACTACCACCGCGCGCGCTCCGTCGCCACACTGCAGTTCAACGGCCACCTGGCGCTGCTCGTGCTCGCTGGGGCGGCGACGTACGCTGCTGTCATCTCGAGAGGGAACAACAGCCCACCCAGCGGGTACAGGATGCTGGACAAGGAGGTCCAGATGGAGGGCATGCCATTGTCATCTCAGTTTACGCTGGACTCGGATGaggagaaggaagatgaagagatCACACCCGCCGCACCACCGGTGGCGAATGGGGTGCACTCCCATCACCAGATCTCCGTGCAGACACCTGATGATCCCAAGtaa